One window from the genome of Nicotiana tomentosiformis chromosome 5, ASM39032v3, whole genome shotgun sequence encodes:
- the LOC104115057 gene encoding peroxisome biogenesis protein 12, with protein sequence MLFQVGGQGTRPTFFEMAAAQQLPSSLRAALTYSLGVLALRRPFIHKILDYEDECFALLMLVLETHSLRTTDGSFAESLYGLRRRAVKIKVKGDNKGSDVGEEINHTGLEKRQKVLSVVFLVILPYLRSKLHSIYNKEREVVLQATLWGHEGERFGDTDYFDGAGNSIVSTSSSDAEESVRDRLRKKIRKIVAAFYPWIHAGNEGFSFAYQLLYLLDATGFYSLGLHALGIHVCRATGQELMDTSSRISKIRSRERERLRGPPWLKAVQSGLLSCAYGVLDYAQTGLIAAVFFFKMMEWWYQSAEERMSAPTVYPPPPPPPPPKVAKEGIPLPSDRTLCPLCSQKRANPSVVSVSGFVFCYSCIFRYVSQYKRCPVTLMPATVDQIRRLFDDV encoded by the exons atgTTGTTTCAAGTGGGAGGACAAGGAACACGTCCCACCTTCTTCGAAATGGCAGCTGCTCAGCAGTTACCTTCTAGTCTCCGAGCCGCTTTAACTTATTCACTCGGT GTTTTAGCTTTAAGAAGACCTTTCATCCACAAAATTCTAGATTACGAGGATGAGTGCTTCGCTTTGCTTATGCTAGTTCTTGAAACGCATAGCTTACGAACTACAG ATGGGTCTTTTGCTGAATCTTTATATGGCCTGCGAAGAAGGGCAGTTAAGATAAAAGTTAAGGGTGATAACAAAGGTTCAGATGTGGGAGAGGAAATTAATCACACTGGTCTGGAGAAGCGCCAAAAAGTTCTTTCAGTTGTGTTTCTG GTCATATTGCCATATCTTAGATCAAAATTGCATTCAATCTACAATAAAGAAAGAGAGGTTGTGCTTCAAGCTACTTTATGGGGCCATGAAGGTGAGAGATTTGGTGACACGGACTATTTTGATGGAGCTGGGAACTCCATAGTTTCAACGAGCAGTTCAGATGCAGAAGAATCAGTTAGAGATCGGTTGAGAAAGAAAATTCGAAAGATTGTAGCTGCTTTCTACCCATGGATACATGCTGGAAATGAAG GTTTTTCATTTGCTTACCAGCTACTGTATTTGCTGGATGCAACTGGATTTTACTCTCTAGGACTTCATGCTCTTGGTATTCATGTTTGCCGGGCTACAGGGCAGGAGCTG ATGGATACTTCTTCAAGGATTTCTAAAATAAGAAGCCGTGAACGCGAGAGACTACGAGGACCCCCTTGGCTAAAG GCGGTACAAAGTGGTTTACTAAGTTGTGCATATGGAGTTCTTGACTATGCTCAAACTGGCCTGATTGCTGCAGTGTTTTTCTTTAAA ATGATGGAGTGGTGGTACCAATCAGCAGAAGAAAGGATGTCAGCTCCGACTGTTTATCCACccccacctcctcctccacctccaAAG GTTGCAAAAGAGGGAATTCCACTACCTTCAGACAGAACGCTATGTCCTTTATGCTCACAAAAGCGTGCAAATCCATCAGTAGTGTCAGTTTCAGGATTTGTCTTCTGCTATTCCTGCATTTTCAGATATGTTTCTCAG TATAAGCGCTGCCCTGTGACACTTATGCCTGCAACTGTGGACCAGATAAGAAGACTTTTTGATGATGTTTAA
- the LOC104115056 gene encoding multiple organellar RNA editing factor 2, chloroplastic-like isoform X1: MASSKITKSITRTLYTSRHYSRFLSSSALSSSSITHPPPLPAVGSSPQPSFLLSHSLLPINPNFLKPFSLSSVRFRVNRAGNSPYTPGTGDRVPTEMAPLFPGCDYEHWLIVMDKPGGEGANKQQMIDCYIQTLSKVLGSEEEAKKKIYNVSCERYFGFGCEVDEETANKMEGLPGVLFVLPDSYVDPEYKDYGAELFVNGEIVQRSPERQRRVEPVPQRNDRIRPNRYNRRRDNMR, encoded by the exons atggcGTCCTCTAAAATCACCAAATCCATTACTCGAACTCTCTACACTTCTCGCCACTACTCTCGCTTCCTCTCCTCCTCCGCTTTATCTTCGTCGTCAATTACACATCCTCCACCTCTTCCAGCCGTCGGATCTTCACCTCAACCGTCATTTCTCCTCTCCCACTCCCTTCTACCCATAAACCCTAATTTCCTCAAACCGTTCAGTCTCAGTTCTGTTAGGTTCCGAGTGAACCGGGCCGGTAACTCGCCTTATACTCCGGGGACCGGCGACCGGGTTCCCACCGAGATGGCCCCGCTCTTTCCGGGCTGCGATTACGAGCACTGGCTCATTGTTATGGATAAACCTGGTGGAGAAGGCGCTAATAAACAGCAAATGATTGATTGTTACATTCAAACCCTCTCTAAAGTCCTCGGAAG CGAAGAGGAAGCAAAAAAGAAGATTTACAATGTCTCATGTGAGAGGTATTTTGGCTTTGGGTGTGAAGTTGACGAGGAGACTGCAAATAAAATGGAAG GTTTGCCTGGTGTCCTCTTTGTGCTGCCTGATTCCTATGTTGATCCTGAGTACAAGGACTATGGAG CTGAACTTTTTGTTAATGGAGAGATAGTTCAGAGATCACCTGAACGACAGAGGAGAGTAGAGCCTGTCCCTCAGCGTAACGACAGAATAAGACCCAATAGATATAACAGGCGCAGAGATAACATGCGATGA
- the LOC104115056 gene encoding multiple organellar RNA editing factor 2, chloroplastic-like isoform X2, with the protein MMYCYIETLAKVLGSEEEAKKKIYNVSCERYFGFGCEVDEETANKMEGLPGVLFVLPDSYVDPEYKDYGAELFVNGEIVQRSPERQRRVEPVPQRNDRIRPNRYNRRRDNMR; encoded by the exons ATGATGTATTGTTACATTGAAACCCTAGCTAAAGTCCTCGGAAG CGAAGAGGAAGCAAAAAAGAAGATTTACAATGTCTCATGTGAGAGGTATTTTGGCTTTGGGTGTGAAGTTGACGAGGAGACTGCAAATAAAATGGAAG GTTTGCCTGGTGTCCTCTTTGTGCTGCCTGATTCCTATGTTGATCCTGAGTACAAGGACTATGGAG CTGAACTTTTTGTTAATGGAGAGATAGTTCAGAGATCACCTGAACGACAGAGGAGAGTAGAGCCTGTCCCTCAGCGTAACGACAGAATAAGACCCAATAGATATAACAGGCGCAGAGATAACATGCGATGA
- the LOC104094392 gene encoding uncharacterized protein, translating to MEDLSKYVHSPAHLAVVKRDYATLKRIVAGLPQLAKAGEVNTETESLTAELDADAVTAVIDRRDVPGRETPLHLAVRIRDPISAEILMAAGADWSLQNENGWSALQEAVCTKEENIAMIIARHYQPLAWAKWCRRLPRIVASAARIRDFYMEITFHFESSVIPFIGRIAPSDTYRIWKRGSNLRADMTLAGFDGFRIQRSDQTFLFLGEGYSSEDGNVSLTPGSLIVLAHKEKEITNALEGAGVQPSEAEVAREVALMSQTNMYRPGIDVTQAELVPHINWRRQERSEMVGAWKAKVYDMLHVMVSVKSRRVPGAITDEELFTVNDDDKIVNGGERDDYDDVLTAEERIQLDSALRMGNADGPGEDEDFHGNSDGGSFQSCESNGVTKEKKSWFGWSKKGSKDTSDDSGDSKLVKKFSKLAPEDSKQRPNDSHGSSSEVPREDTGDVKRSKDKSSKKKKKKGTVGESKTESEYKKGLRPVLWLTPDFPLKTEELLPLLDILANKVKAIRRLRELLTTKLPPGTFPVKVAIPIVPTIRVLVTFTKFEELEPVDEFSTPLSSPTNFQDAKSKESDGSTSWISWMRGNRDELSSDSKSHSFQDEIDPFRIPSDYAWVDANEKKRRMKAKKAKRKHKKHGATRNLETGQQTSEDVDEQL from the exons ATGGAAGATTTGTCCAAGTACGTTCATAGTCCAGCTCATTTGGCTGTGGTTAAGCGAGACTATGCCACTTTGAAAAGGATAGTTGCTGGCCTTCCTCAATTGGCTAAGGCTGGTGAAGTGAACACTGAGACGGAGTCCCTGACTGCTGAGCTTGATGCAGATGCTGTTACTGCAGTAATTGATAGGCGGGATGTTCCTGGCCGTGAAACCCCGTTGCACCTTGCTGTTCGGATAAGGGATCCTATCTCGGCTGAGATTTTAATGGCTGCAGGCGCCGATTGGAGTCTTCAAAATGAGAACGGTTGGAGTGCTCTCCAGGAAGCAGTGTGTACAAAGGAGGAGAATATTGCTATGATTATTGCTAGGCATTATCAGCCTCTTGCCTGGGCCAAGTGGTGCCGCAGACTTCCTAGGATTGTTGCCTCTGCTGCTCGAATTCGTGATTTCTACATGGAGATAACCTTTCACTTTGAGAGCTCGGTAATACCATTCATTGGACGGATTGCCCCGTCAGACACTTACCGGATTTGGAAACGGGGTTCTAATCTTCGTGCGGATATGACTCTTGCAGGATTCGATGGGTTCCGCATTCAACGTTCAGATCAAACTTTCCTCTTTCTTGGAGAAGGGTATTCATCGGAAGACGGGAACGTATCTTTGACTCCTGGTTCTTTGATTGTGCTTGCTCATAAGGAGAAAGAGATTACAAATGCGTTAGAGGGAGCTGGTGTTCAACCATCAGAAGCTGAAGTTGCCCGTGAAGTGGCTTTGATGTCTCAAACAAATATGTATAGGCCAGGAATAGATGTTACTCAGGCGGAGCTTGTTCCCCACATAAACTGGAGGAGACAGGAGAGGTCTGAGATGGTTGGTGCATGGAAGGCAAAGGTTTATGATATGCTTCACGTTATGGTCAGTGTAAAATCAAGGCGTGTTCCTGGTGCTATAACCGATGAGGAGCTTTTTACTGTGAATGATGATGACAAAATAGTGAATGGGGGCGAGCGTGATGATTATGATGATGTATTAACAGCTGAAGAACGAATCCAGTTAGATTCTGCTCTTCGGATGGGCAATGCAGATGGACCTGGTGAGGATGAGGATTTCCATGGAAACTCTGATGGAGGTTCATTTCAGAGCTGTGAATCCAATGGTGTTACGAAGGAGAAGAAGAGTTGGTTTGGCTGGAGCAAGAAAGGTTCCAAAGATACTAGTGATGATTCAGGGGATTCAAAGCTTGTAAAGAAGTTTTCAAAGTTGGCTCCAGAGGATAGCAAGCAGAGACCAAATGATAGTCACGGATCATCATCCGAAGTTCCTCGGGAGGATACAGGGGATGTCAAAAGGAGCAAAGATAAGAGCagcaagaagaaaaagaagaaaggaacCGTGGGCGAGTCAAAGACCGAAAGCGAGTATAAAAAAGGATTAAGACCTGTTTTGTGGTTGACGCCGGACTTCCCCCTGAAAACAGAGGAACTCTTGCCATTGCTTGACATTCTAGCCAACAAGGTTAAAGCTATCAGAAGACTAAGGGAGCTTTTAACTACTAAACTACCTCCTGGCACATTTCCTGTCAAG GTAGCTATCCCTATTGTTCCAACCATTCGAGTTCTTGTTACATTTACAAAGTTCGAAGAGCTTGAACCAGTGGATGAATTCTCAACCCCTCTTTCAAGCCCTACCAATTTCCAAGATGCTAAGTCCAAGGAATCGGATGGCTCTACGTCTTGGATTTCATGGATGAGGGGGAACCGTGATGAGCTATCTAGCGACAGTAAAAGCCACAGTTTCCAGGATGAGATTGACCCTTTCCGTATACCTTCTGATTATGCTTGGGTTGATGCAAATGAGAAAAAACGCCGGATGAAAGCCAAGAAAGCAAAGAGGAAGCATAAAAAGCACGGTGCCACTAGAAATCTAGAGACTGGGCAGCAGACAAGTGAGGATGTTGACGAACAACTGTGA